Within Nitrospiria bacterium, the genomic segment TGGAGGTTCCCGCATTCCTTTTTTCCTCAGTTAAATCCCTGTGAACCTGGATTTCTATTAGGATCGCCATTGAGGGAAGGTTTCTCCTCATATAGAAACCCTCATTTCTATATTTTTTTTCATAAAAATTTTTTTCCAAACGGATTGAAGATTTTTGTTTTTGAATCTCAGTTTTAGAAAAAATGGCGGAGAGAGGGGGATTCGAACCCCCGAGGTAGTTATTAGCCACCTACACGATTTCCAATCGTGCTCCTTCAACCAGCTCGGACATCTCTCCGGAAAATGCGTGGCATTGACGTTTAGCCCATACCTTTAAGCCAACCCTTAACTTCCCGCTGTATAAGTGTCTTGAATTTTAAAATAAAAAATCTTTTTGCCAAAAGCCAACGTGAGTGCCCCAAGGGGGAGTCTTGGCGGAGAGAGAGGGATTCGAACCCCCGATGGAGTTTCCCCCACACCTGATTTCGAGTCAGGCGCCTTCAACCAGCTCGGCCATCTCTCCGCACACTCGGATTAAAATGGGTAATAAAACACTTTAAGAAATAACCGATCTTCGTTCTTCAAAAAATTGCATGATCAGAGTACGGCAATCGTCCTCTAAAACTCCCCCCTCCACCTGAGATTGATGGTTTAACCGAGAATCGCGAAGGATATCGTACAATGACCCTGATGCACCCCCTTTTGGATCCCAACACCCAAAGATGACTTTTCTAACCCGCGCTAAAACCACTCCCCCCGCACACATACAACAGGGCTCCAAGGTTACATACAGTGTGGCATCGTTTAAACGCCATCGCTTTAATACTTGAGAAGCCTGCTGAAGGGCCAAAATTTCCGCATGGGCAACCGGGTTATTTATGGTTTCCCTTAGGTTATGCCCACGGCCTACCACCGTTCCATCCACCACCACAATGGCTCCCACAGGGACTTCCCCTTTTTGGTAAGCCTTTCGGGCCTCCTCCAAAGCAAGCCTCATAAAGTGGTCATCAGTCAAATGAATCTTATCCCTCCCCGCATCCTTTATCAAAAAAAACAATAATTTTTTAATCCCCTTTTAACACGAAGGGAGGAATATAGCATAGATCCCTTGATTTTGCCAAGGTTCTCAACATCGATTTAATAAGGAAGGCATGCTGAATAGAGGAGAAAAATGGTTGAAGAAAAAAGAAAACCAAAAAATCAATAGTGAACCTTAATCAATGAAGCCGCTTTGATTGCTAAATCACGGGCAGCAAATGGGTCGGGCCCGGGGGCCAGGACCACCCCCAATCTCCTTTTCGGCTTGCAGTCCGGCTTCCCAAAAATTCTGACCTGAACCCCGGTCATGGCCAGGGCATCGGAAATGTCGTAGGAAGGAGCCACGGCTTCCTGGTCGGCGAGGATAACCGCCGATCCACCGGAAGTCCTCAGCACAGGATCATGAACCGAAAATCCTAAAATGGCCCGTACATGAAGGGCAAACTCAGAGAGATCTTGGGTAATCAGGGTGACCAAACCCGTATCGTGGGGCCTTGGAGAAACCTCCGAGAAAAAAACCTCATGACCCTGAATAAATAGCTCCACACCAAAAATGCCAACCCCCCCCCCAACTCCTGAGTCACCAGGGCTGCAATCTCTTGTGCCCGGCCAAGCACAACAGTCGGCAT encodes:
- the tadA gene encoding tRNA adenosine(34) deaminase TadA; amino-acid sequence: MFFLIKDAGRDKIHLTDDHFMRLALEEARKAYQKGEVPVGAIVVVDGTVVGRGHNLRETINNPVAHAEILALQQASQVLKRWRLNDATLYVTLEPCCMCAGGVVLARVRKVIFGCWDPKGGASGSLYDILRDSRLNHQSQVEGGVLEDDCRTLIMQFFEERRSVIS